One Serpentinicella alkaliphila DNA segment encodes these proteins:
- a CDS encoding polysaccharide deacetylase family protein, with amino-acid sequence MRKRTTSLFVIVIIISLIYISNELSHSRKFQFFGGLVTNINTDLKVVALTFDDGPGPNTNEVLEIMRNHDVKGTFYLSGYEIERNIFDAKKIVNDGHEIGNHTYSHKRMIFKSPSFIKYELEKTDELIRNIEYGGDISFRPPNGRRLILLPYILSKQNRSTVLWNIEPESYAEVATDADKIVDYVVKNIEPGSIILLHVMYESRRQSLNAVEGIISSLKEEGYSFLTVTELLEQKIIKKLYLF; translated from the coding sequence ATGAGGAAACGTACTACTTCACTTTTTGTTATTGTAATTATTATAAGTTTAATATATATAAGCAATGAGCTTTCTCATTCAAGAAAATTTCAATTCTTTGGGGGACTTGTGACAAATATAAATACAGATTTAAAGGTTGTAGCCTTAACTTTTGACGATGGTCCTGGACCAAACACGAATGAAGTATTAGAAATTATGAGAAATCATGATGTTAAAGGGACTTTTTATTTAAGTGGTTATGAGATAGAAAGAAATATATTTGATGCTAAGAAAATTGTTAATGATGGACATGAAATAGGTAATCACACATATTCTCATAAGAGAATGATTTTTAAATCACCATCATTTATTAAGTATGAATTAGAGAAAACAGATGAATTAATACGTAATATCGAGTATGGGGGAGATATCTCATTTAGACCCCCAAATGGCAGACGGCTAATATTACTCCCATATATTTTATCAAAGCAAAATAGATCTACGGTTTTATGGAATATAGAACCAGAATCGTATGCAGAAGTTGCAACTGATGCTGATAAAATAGTTGATTATGTAGTTAAAAACATAGAGCCAGGCTCAATAATACTATTACATGTAATGTATGAAAGTAGAAGACAATCATTAAATGCTGTTGAAGGAATTATTTCATCTTTAAAAGAAGAGGGATATAGTTTTCTAACTGTTACTGAGCTTTTAGAACAAAAAATAATTAAAAAGCTATATTTATTTTAG
- a CDS encoding polysaccharide deacetylase family protein produces the protein MKFKKISVYFLIICLLVLNTSSIFAIEKIEQLKLDYAQKYRDNIPKEWGENVTGVRNRIDTDKKIIALTFDACGQGGLSNGYDKELIDFLVSEEIPATLFISSRWIDINKEILVDLSANPLFTIENHGFRHKPLSLNGNSAYGVKGTSSIEEVVEEIYLNTIKIEELTGRRPKYFRSGTTYYDDVAVMIANDLGQEVINYNVLGDAGATFRKEQIVKSAITATPGSIFLYHMNRPESQVYEGVKEAITILREKGYEFVKLEDFHDQLGPRTMEELRRDTIKDLLQDRINEFRLKKYKIFKNLLLKLKGVIDE, from the coding sequence TTGAAATTTAAAAAAATATCTGTATATTTTTTAATTATATGCCTTTTAGTTCTTAACACATCATCTATTTTTGCAATAGAAAAAATAGAACAGTTAAAGTTGGATTATGCTCAGAAATATAGAGACAATATACCCAAAGAATGGGGCGAAAACGTAACAGGAGTTAGAAATAGAATTGATACTGACAAGAAAATAATTGCTTTGACCTTCGATGCCTGTGGACAAGGGGGCTTAAGCAATGGCTATGATAAAGAACTAATTGATTTTTTAGTAAGTGAGGAAATACCAGCCACCTTATTTATTAGTAGTAGGTGGATAGATATAAATAAGGAAATCTTAGTGGACCTATCTGCTAACCCATTATTTACTATAGAGAACCATGGATTTAGACATAAACCCCTTTCTCTAAATGGTAATAGTGCTTATGGTGTAAAGGGTACAAGTAGCATTGAGGAAGTAGTTGAAGAAATATATTTAAATACGATAAAAATAGAAGAGTTAACTGGACGTAGACCTAAATATTTTAGGTCAGGAACAACATATTATGATGACGTTGCTGTAATGATTGCTAATGACCTAGGACAAGAAGTAATTAACTACAATGTATTAGGGGATGCAGGGGCAACCTTTAGGAAAGAACAAATAGTAAAATCCGCTATTACGGCTACACCTGGATCTATTTTTCTATATCATATGAATAGACCTGAAAGTCAAGTTTATGAAGGTGTTAAAGAGGCAATTACAATTCTTCGTGAAAAAGGGTATGAATTTGTTAAATTGGAAGACTTTCATGACCAATTAGGGCCAAGAACAATGGAAGAGCTACGAAGGGATACTATTAAAGATTTATTACAGGATAGAATCAATGAATTCAGGTTAAAAAAGTATAAGATATTTAAAAATCTACTTTTAAAGTTAAAAGGAGTAATAGATGAATAA
- a CDS encoding CPBP family intramembrane glutamic endopeptidase produces the protein MNKKIIYISSLVACIVLFYVEQALVVNYLIKTLVKIFLFTLIPYLYIRFIDKKSIKESINLNRLDISNIRLGLVFGIASFAIVLISYALFKDFLDINSIINELQAKSQITPGNFFLVGLYIILGNSFLEEFFFRGFIFLNLYKLDNKLYAYIYSSALFAVYHVGIFKTWFNIWLIGLALLGLIVIGLIFNWLNTKSNNFLNSWLVHIFADIAIIIIGFRMFGII, from the coding sequence ATGAATAAAAAGATTATTTATATAAGTTCATTAGTTGCTTGCATCGTATTATTTTATGTGGAGCAGGCGCTAGTGGTTAATTACTTAATAAAAACATTAGTTAAAATTTTTCTATTCACTTTAATTCCTTATTTATATATTCGATTTATTGACAAGAAAAGTATAAAGGAAAGTATTAATTTAAATAGGCTTGATATAAGCAATATAAGACTTGGACTAGTTTTTGGTATAGCATCCTTTGCTATTGTACTAATATCTTATGCTTTATTCAAAGATTTTTTAGATATAAATAGTATAATTAATGAACTTCAAGCAAAATCACAAATAACCCCGGGCAACTTCTTTTTAGTTGGATTATATATAATTCTAGGCAACTCGTTTTTAGAGGAATTCTTCTTTAGAGGTTTTATATTTTTGAATTTATATAAATTAGATAATAAATTGTATGCATATATTTACTCGTCTGCACTCTTTGCCGTATATCACGTTGGAATATTTAAAACATGGTTTAATATATGGTTAATTGGATTAGCTTTACTAGGACTAATTGTTATTGGACTAATATTTAATTGGTTAAATACAAAGTCAAATAATTTCTTAAATTCCTGGTTAGTTCATATATTTGCTGATATTGCAATTATTATTATTGGTTTTAGAATGTTTGGTATTATATAA
- a CDS encoding response regulator transcription factor — MYNILVVDDEKEITDAIEIYLKNQGYSVYKAYDGEEALRIFEKEEIHLILIDVMMPKLDGTSATIKIREKSTVPIIILSAKSEDVDKVWGLNVGADDYITKPFNPMELLARVNSNLRRYTSYSNPKEMKENIIKIGGIELRDDSKDVLVDGESIKLTPIEYKILYLMMSNPNRVFSIEEIYEKVWKEPAYNPDTVTVHIRRIREKIEINPKEPKYLKVVWGIGYKFEQ; from the coding sequence ATGTATAATATACTCGTTGTCGACGACGAAAAAGAAATAACTGATGCAATTGAAATATATTTAAAAAACCAAGGGTATTCAGTATATAAAGCATATGACGGAGAAGAGGCTTTAAGGATCTTTGAAAAGGAAGAAATACATTTAATATTAATAGACGTAATGATGCCAAAGCTTGATGGTACAAGTGCTACTATTAAGATTAGAGAAAAAAGCACTGTTCCAATAATTATACTGTCAGCTAAGTCTGAGGACGTAGACAAAGTATGGGGCCTGAACGTGGGGGCAGATGACTATATTACAAAGCCCTTTAACCCAATGGAGTTGTTAGCTAGAGTAAATTCAAATCTTAGGAGATATACTAGTTATTCAAATCCAAAAGAGATGAAGGAAAATATAATTAAAATTGGTGGTATTGAATTAAGGGATGATAGTAAAGATGTATTAGTAGATGGGGAAAGTATAAAGCTTACTCCTATAGAGTATAAAATACTCTATTTGATGATGAGTAATCCTAATAGAGTGTTTTCTATTGAAGAAATCTATGAAAAGGTATGGAAGGAACCAGCGTATAATCCTGATACGGTTACGGTTCATATTAGAAGAATCCGTGAAAAAATTGAAATAAATCCGAAAGAACCAAAATATTTGAAGGTGGTGTGGGGTATTGGATATAAATTCGAACAATAA
- a CDS encoding sensor histidine kinase: protein MDINSNNNNVGIDSSEENSIIAHESSIEYIEKDENNSLEGSSNNNKKRFMPYTLITIVLLFIYSFISVSIYLPLKEAYLPHEENIEKYFNNSSFVHTLGRHTKYLYQSKILKEDWYESRFEKVDSIKFYVPSTGTNQELSNIKNIDNTILQREIDNSLYYVTIKVLDNGIIETEGSLDINQSAFLGGLVFSNQEDLNKFTGLEITYIVPRNFASYSDIFTNGFKELNIESYLILILVIGGISILLLLIIAFSIPYIHQQKSIICRLYNKLFLEFKILLWAALFAGFGALVFGLINVNHYYYGLLNIVEMVYDVNRYFYLLGISITFLIYMFVYLNVVYIKNIYHLGFKEGFVRNSIIGRLSGRIIRFVCNKVSNIKKSVRRLLELDISKDPNKKIIIILITNIVVLWFVALGGWFMILVAIAYSIFLFKYFVSFMYSLKDIHDASCQLAVGDFNISLEEEMGLLSPIAKNLNNIKEGFQLAINKEIKSERMKAELISNVSHDLKTPLTSIITYVDLLQKPNLSVETQAEYVQVLEKKSKRLKLLIEDLFEASKASSGNIDLYLEKIDVISLFRQTLGELEERIKESTLIFKTNLPDNKVMCLLDGKRTYRIFENIMNNIFKYSMEYSRVYIDVQESIHEVAITFKNISSYEMNFDNIEITERFARGDKSRTTEGSGLGLSIAKNLVQLQKGELNIAIDGDLFKLTIKFPKSI from the coding sequence TTGGATATAAATTCGAACAATAATAATGTAGGAATTGATTCAAGCGAGGAAAATAGCATAATAGCACATGAAAGCTCTATAGAATATATTGAAAAAGATGAAAATAATTCATTAGAGGGATCCTCAAATAATAATAAGAAAAGATTTATGCCATATACATTGATAACTATTGTGTTGCTATTTATTTATTCATTTATTTCAGTTAGTATTTATTTGCCATTGAAGGAGGCATATTTGCCTCATGAAGAAAATATAGAAAAATATTTCAATAACAGTAGCTTTGTACACACTTTAGGTAGACATACTAAATATTTATATCAGTCTAAAATTCTAAAGGAAGATTGGTATGAATCAAGATTTGAAAAAGTAGATAGTATAAAGTTTTATGTACCGAGTACAGGTACTAATCAAGAGCTAAGTAATATAAAAAACATTGATAATACAATTCTTCAACGGGAAATTGATAATAGTCTTTACTATGTAACAATTAAAGTACTAGATAATGGTATTATTGAAACAGAAGGTTCATTAGATATTAATCAAAGTGCTTTTTTAGGTGGGTTAGTTTTTTCTAATCAAGAAGACTTAAATAAATTTACAGGTTTAGAAATAACTTATATTGTTCCTAGAAATTTTGCTAGTTATAGTGATATATTTACAAATGGATTTAAAGAATTAAATATAGAGAGTTATTTAATTCTTATACTAGTAATCGGTGGAATTAGTATTCTTTTACTATTAATAATTGCCTTTTCTATTCCATATATACACCAACAAAAATCAATTATTTGTAGGCTATACAACAAACTATTTCTTGAATTTAAGATTTTACTTTGGGCTGCACTGTTCGCTGGATTTGGTGCTTTAGTCTTTGGTTTAATTAATGTTAATCACTACTACTATGGATTACTAAATATTGTGGAAATGGTTTATGATGTCAACAGATACTTTTATCTCTTAGGTATTTCAATAACTTTCTTAATATATATGTTCGTTTATTTAAATGTTGTATATATAAAAAACATTTACCATTTAGGTTTTAAAGAGGGTTTTGTTAGAAATAGTATTATTGGAAGACTGTCTGGTAGAATTATTAGATTTGTATGTAATAAAGTAAGTAATATAAAAAAATCCGTTAGAAGACTTTTAGAGTTAGATATATCAAAAGATCCAAATAAGAAAATTATAATAATTCTGATTACCAATATTGTAGTCTTATGGTTTGTTGCTCTGGGTGGATGGTTTATGATTTTAGTAGCCATCGCCTATAGCATATTCCTATTCAAATATTTCGTATCCTTTATGTATAGCTTAAAGGATATACATGATGCAAGCTGTCAGTTGGCTGTAGGAGATTTTAATATTTCACTGGAAGAAGAAATGGGGTTACTAAGTCCAATAGCTAAAAACCTAAATAATATAAAAGAGGGGTTTCAATTAGCAATAAATAAAGAAATTAAAAGCGAAAGAATGAAGGCAGAGCTTATATCTAATGTGTCCCATGACTTAAAAACTCCATTAACTTCTATAATTACGTATGTTGACTTGCTTCAAAAGCCAAACTTAAGTGTAGAGACACAAGCTGAATATGTGCAAGTACTAGAAAAGAAGTCAAAAAGATTAAAGTTATTAATTGAGGATTTATTTGAGGCTAGTAAAGCTAGTAGCGGTAATATTGATTTATATTTAGAGAAAATAGATGTTATATCTTTATTTAGACAAACTCTCGGGGAACTTGAAGAAAGAATTAAAGAAAGCACATTAATTTTTAAAACAAACCTTCCTGACAATAAAGTTATGTGCCTGCTTGATGGAAAGAGGACCTATAGAATTTTTGAAAATATTATGAATAACATATTTAAGTATTCAATGGAATACTCCAGAGTTTATATAGATGTACAAGAGAGTATCCATGAAGTAGCCATAACATTTAAAAATATATCATCATATGAAATGAATTTTGATAATATTGAGATTACTGAAAGATTTGCAAGAGGAGATAAATCAAGAACTACAGAAGGCTCAGGCCTAGGGTTATCAATTGCTAAAAATCTAGTGCAGCTACAAAAGGGAGAATTAAATATTGCTATAGATGGGGATTTATTTAAACTTACAATAAAGTTTCCTAAATCAATATAG
- a CDS encoding IS91 family transposase, translated as MNRKKITVKEILVDRYEDFKNTYWSRVPKVMREHIDDLVNKAINCSDVKNGYAEYICEDCFSVTKVPFTCKSKFCNKCGRVYTLKWAEKQQQNMLRVGHRHSVFTMPKELRNFFYARRELLKELQDAVYNVISYWYKNNRKCDYEVGIIFVVHTFGRDLKWNPHIHALVTEGAIDRNNNWWKSVEYIPYPFLKKAWQKVLLEIIKKYFNSYETRQLISEMYKRYPNGFYVNAKRKLNDTRQAVKYIGRYLARAAIAEYRIEEYDGEKVTFWYEDHNDGKKVKITMDVLEFIGKITQHIVPKGFKTVRRYGLYSRRRNKISKDIVHLYNFMKEKSIEKLLRDKRKSFEKKKTWKERIIENFGRNPLLCVKCTTEKILWRIWHKDYGVIYDIRESRDMEEILYEPISRAPLQRKVVQISLFEV; from the coding sequence ATGAATAGAAAAAAGATAACAGTTAAAGAGATATTGGTAGATAGATATGAGGACTTTAAAAACACATACTGGTCTAGAGTTCCTAAGGTTATGAGAGAACATATAGATGATCTAGTAAATAAGGCTATAAATTGTAGCGATGTTAAAAATGGATATGCCGAATATATATGTGAGGATTGTTTTAGTGTAACGAAAGTACCATTTACATGTAAAAGCAAGTTTTGCAATAAATGCGGAAGAGTATATACACTAAAATGGGCTGAAAAGCAGCAACAGAACATGTTAAGGGTAGGGCATAGACATAGTGTATTTACAATGCCTAAGGAACTGAGAAACTTCTTTTATGCAAGGAGAGAATTATTAAAAGAATTGCAGGATGCAGTATACAACGTAATTTCATATTGGTATAAAAATAATAGGAAATGTGATTATGAAGTAGGTATAATATTTGTAGTGCACACCTTTGGAAGAGATTTGAAATGGAACCCACATATACATGCATTAGTAACAGAGGGAGCAATAGATAGAAATAATAATTGGTGGAAGAGTGTTGAATATATACCATATCCATTTTTGAAGAAAGCATGGCAGAAGGTGCTACTAGAAATAATTAAGAAATATTTTAATAGTTATGAAACCAGGCAGCTAATAAGTGAGATGTATAAAAGATATCCAAATGGGTTTTATGTTAATGCAAAGAGAAAACTGAATGATACAAGACAAGCAGTAAAGTACATAGGAAGATATCTTGCTAGAGCAGCTATAGCAGAATATAGAATAGAGGAATATGATGGAGAAAAGGTTACGTTTTGGTATGAAGATCATAACGATGGAAAAAAAGTAAAGATAACTATGGATGTGTTAGAATTTATAGGAAAAATAACACAACATATAGTACCTAAAGGATTCAAGACAGTAAGAAGATATGGACTGTATTCAAGGAGAAGAAATAAGATATCCAAGGATATAGTGCATCTATATAATTTTATGAAGGAAAAGTCTATAGAAAAATTGCTTAGGGATAAGAGAAAAAGTTTTGAAAAGAAAAAGACCTGGAAAGAGAGGATTATAGAGAATTTCGGAAGAAATCCACTTTTATGTGTAAAATGTACCACTGAAAAAATTTTATGGAGAATATGGCATAAAGACTATGGGGTGATATATGATATAAGAGAATCTAGGGATATGGAGGAAATATTATATGAGCCCATTAGTAGAGCGCCATTACAAAGAAAAGTTGTACAAATATCATTGTTTGAAGTGTAA
- a CDS encoding flavodoxin family protein, giving the protein MKFCILMGSPRKNGNTIELLKPFIEELTINNIQYDLIWLQDKQIEPCTACRNCQKDWTIFGCQYSDDMQKIFDKVLASDVIVLATPIYSWYCTPPMKSMLDRLVYGMNKFYGEKKGPSLWSNKKIP; this is encoded by the coding sequence ATGAAGTTTTGTATTCTTATGGGGAGCCCTCGTAAAAATGGAAATACAATTGAATTGCTAAAACCCTTTATTGAAGAACTTACAATTAACAACATACAGTATGATTTAATCTGGCTTCAGGACAAGCAAATAGAGCCTTGTACTGCCTGTCGAAACTGTCAAAAAGACTGGACAATTTTTGGATGTCAATACTCTGATGATATGCAGAAAATTTTTGATAAAGTACTGGCCAGTGATGTCATTGTTTTAGCTACACCTATCTATTCCTGGTATTGCACACCACCTATGAAATCCATGTTGGATCGCTTAGTATATGGAATGAATAAATTTTATGGTGAGAAAAAAGGACCTTCTCTTTGGAGTAATAAAAAAATCCCCTGA
- a CDS encoding LysM peptidoglycan-binding domain-containing protein, with protein MRKTYFILPIVLICLINLFTINSYGQTVEQLRSEMVNKYRNQIPQEWSENATGVKNRIATNEKIIALTFDACGQGGFSDGYDKKLIDFLIRENIPATLFISGNWIDKNPTIFQELSKNSLFEIENHGTLHKPLSVNGKSAYGIKGTTNVTEVVNEILLNERKIQNVIGKKPKYFRSGTTFYDEVAVKIANDLGYEIINYNVLGDAGATFNKQQIINSAMNSTPGSIILYHMNRPESDIADGLIEVLPRLRNLGYRFVKLEEYHNQLAPRTILPSNYIYYNVVSGDSLWEISNKFGTTVQDVQKFNNLKTNSLYVNQLLILPITDPDRLTPPIEVSHSVVRGDSLWSISNRYKSSLSSIYRRNNLNEKSILQIGQRIIVPVEITHTVVSGDTLWHIGLRYGVSLQEIYDRNNLSQSSMIVVGQRIVIPSIKMHY; from the coding sequence ATGAGGAAAACATATTTTATATTACCAATAGTTTTGATATGTTTAATAAACCTTTTCACAATAAATAGTTATGGACAGACTGTAGAACAATTGCGAAGTGAAATGGTGAACAAATATAGAAATCAGATTCCACAGGAATGGAGTGAAAATGCTACGGGTGTTAAAAATAGAATAGCTACAAATGAAAAAATTATTGCTTTAACCTTTGACGCTTGTGGTCAGGGTGGATTTAGTGATGGGTACGATAAAAAACTTATAGATTTTTTAATTAGAGAGAATATACCTGCAACTCTTTTTATAAGTGGTAACTGGATTGATAAAAACCCTACTATATTTCAGGAGTTGTCAAAAAATTCTCTTTTCGAAATAGAAAATCACGGTACTCTTCATAAACCACTATCTGTAAATGGAAAATCAGCTTATGGCATAAAGGGAACAACAAATGTTACAGAAGTAGTTAATGAAATATTGTTGAATGAAAGAAAAATCCAAAATGTTATAGGCAAAAAACCTAAATATTTTCGTTCTGGAACTACCTTTTACGACGAAGTTGCAGTAAAAATTGCTAATGATTTAGGATATGAAATAATAAACTATAATGTACTTGGGGATGCAGGGGCAACATTTAATAAGCAACAAATAATAAATTCTGCTATGAATTCAACACCAGGCTCTATAATCCTATATCATATGAATAGACCTGAAAGTGATATAGCTGACGGCCTTATTGAAGTACTACCTCGTTTAAGAAATTTAGGGTATCGGTTCGTAAAGCTTGAAGAATACCATAACCAATTAGCACCTAGAACAATATTACCCTCTAACTATATTTATTATAATGTTGTAAGTGGGGATAGTCTGTGGGAAATAAGCAATAAATTTGGAACGACAGTTCAGGATGTTCAAAAATTTAATAATCTAAAAACAAATAGTCTTTATGTAAATCAGCTTTTAATCCTTCCAATAACTGACCCAGATAGACTTACACCTCCAATAGAAGTGAGTCATAGTGTAGTACGAGGGGACAGTCTATGGAGTATAAGTAATAGATATAAATCTAGTTTATCAAGTATTTACAGAAGAAATAATTTAAATGAAAAATCTATTTTGCAAATTGGTCAAAGGATTATAGTTCCTGTAGAAATAACTCATACTGTTGTTAGTGGTGATACGCTGTGGCATATTGGTTTAAGATATGGAGTTAGTCTTCAAGAGATATATGATAGAAATAATTTAAGTCAAAGCTCTATGATTGTTGTAGGGCAAAGAATAGTAATTCCATCAATAAAAATGCATTATTAA
- a CDS encoding CPBP family intramembrane glutamic endopeptidase, translating into MENGVVENKNKIRFNILLFIVLSYILSWSYFILKILVENNYINLNIPPTIEVLGGFGPALAAIVVTFVFDGLSGLNELSRRLFIWKFELKWYVIALFLQPLIWLCAIYINTSFGGQHPIFNDYYISKYINFSNIISPIYLLIILTLALFIQFIFLLGEEIGWRGFLLPKLLTICNWLISSIIVGIAWAIWHIPLFLISNTTQSNISFSLYFIDLIASTFIFTWIFFHTKGSVLIAGMFHTSINFSTGFFPILPQIAGSSGPYIIGIVIKSLIVSTIIVKHKSSINVTFTGKEGLSISRIGNAFSIVLGFFERIVENIYKDS; encoded by the coding sequence ATGGAAAATGGAGTAGTAGAAAATAAGAATAAAATTAGATTCAATATTTTATTATTTATCGTACTTAGCTATATTTTGAGTTGGTCATATTTCATTCTAAAAATATTAGTTGAAAATAACTATATAAATTTAAATATACCCCCGACGATTGAAGTTTTAGGGGGTTTTGGTCCTGCACTGGCAGCTATAGTAGTTACATTTGTATTTGATGGATTATCAGGACTAAATGAGTTGAGCAGAAGACTTTTCATTTGGAAGTTTGAGTTAAAGTGGTATGTTATTGCACTTTTTTTACAACCTCTAATATGGCTATGTGCGATATATATTAATACTTCCTTCGGTGGACAACACCCAATATTTAATGATTATTATATAAGCAAGTATATAAATTTTTCAAACATAATTAGTCCTATTTATCTATTAATTATTCTAACATTAGCTTTATTTATTCAGTTTATATTTTTACTAGGTGAAGAAATTGGATGGCGTGGATTTTTACTTCCAAAATTACTCACTATATGTAATTGGTTAATTTCAAGTATTATTGTAGGTATTGCGTGGGCAATCTGGCATATCCCACTATTTCTAATTTCTAATACTACTCAATCTAATATATCATTTTCTTTATATTTTATAGATTTGATTGCTTCTACTTTTATATTTACTTGGATCTTCTTTCATACTAAAGGGAGTGTATTAATAGCAGGTATGTTTCATACAAGTATAAATTTCTCAACTGGCTTTTTTCCAATACTGCCTCAAATAGCTGGTAGTAGTGGCCCTTACATAATAGGGATAGTAATAAAATCTTTAATAGTTTCTACAATTATTGTAAAACATAAGTCAAGTATTAATGTTACATTTACTGGTAAAGAAGGTTTAAGTATTTCTAGAATTGGGAATGCATTCAGTATAGTATTAGGTTTCTTTGAGAGAATAGTAGAAAACATATATAAGGATAGTTAG
- a CDS encoding GNAT family N-acetyltransferase — MSTINLQPVETERLILLPMSYNMICGLVNGDNRELTNFGLKCGEEWPRPDTYDIMKFLSISMKKKQEPSGYEIWLIAKKDGKVVIGNAGFTGPPDADGRIEIGYGIVYSERNKRYGYESAKALIDWAKAQNNVKKICASGVLVDNYASIRILNKVGMEEISRDENGIYFEMIAGHVIGLEL; from the coding sequence GTGAGTACAATAAATTTACAACCTGTGGAGACAGAAAGGCTAATTTTGCTTCCAATGAGTTATAATATGATTTGTGGCTTAGTAAATGGGGATAATAGGGAGTTGACAAATTTCGGGTTAAAATGTGGAGAAGAATGGCCACGCCCAGATACTTATGATATTATGAAATTTCTCTCTATATCCATGAAGAAAAAACAAGAACCCTCTGGATATGAGATTTGGTTAATTGCAAAAAAAGATGGTAAGGTAGTCATAGGAAATGCTGGATTTACAGGTCCCCCAGACGCAGATGGTAGAATAGAAATTGGTTATGGTATAGTTTATAGTGAAAGAAATAAAAGATACGGATATGAATCAGCTAAAGCATTAATCGACTGGGCAAAAGCTCAGAATAATGTAAAAAAAATATGTGCAAGCGGTGTATTAGTAGACAACTATGCTTCTATCCGCATATTGAATAAGGTTGGAATGGAAGAAATTAGCAGAGATGAAAATGGCATTTATTTTGAAATGATAGCCGGGCATGTAATAGGATTAGAACTCTAA
- a CDS encoding GntR family transcriptional regulator produces MEFNNSKPIYLQIIDEVKKQLIRGELKIGDKIISQREYAQKMKVNPNTVQRAYREMEIMNLVETLRGQGTFICNRPEMLEEIKEEMAEKIMRSFLMEMKSIGYSDEKTINLIKQWQIKINEEGLK; encoded by the coding sequence ATGGAGTTTAACAACTCTAAACCTATATACTTACAGATAATTGATGAAGTAAAGAAGCAGCTTATTCGTGGAGAATTAAAAATTGGTGATAAGATAATCTCACAAAGAGAGTATGCGCAAAAAATGAAAGTAAACCCAAATACTGTGCAAAGAGCATATAGGGAGATGGAAATAATGAATTTAGTGGAGACTTTAAGGGGTCAAGGGACATTTATTTGTAACCGCCCTGAAATGTTAGAAGAGATAAAAGAAGAGATGGCTGAAAAAATTATGAGAAGTTTTTTAATGGAAATGAAATCTATAGGATATAGCGATGAAAAGACTATAAATTTAATAAAGCAGTGGCAAATAAAAATAAATGAGGAGGGGCTTAAATGA